A single window of Fischerella sp. PCC 9605 DNA harbors:
- a CDS encoding GlsB/YeaQ/YmgE family stress response membrane protein yields the protein MINLIAWIILGLIAGAIAKAIYPGPQGGGIVATIILGIIGSLIGGSLYNLIQTGNLVITGAGFSIPGLIVAIIGAIIAIFIWGLITRRSTV from the coding sequence ATGATCAATCTGATTGCATGGATAATTCTAGGTCTAATCGCCGGGGCTATTGCTAAAGCTATCTACCCTGGTCCCCAAGGAGGCGGAATTGTAGCAACAATTATTCTAGGTATTATTGGTTCCTTAATTGGAGGAAGCTTATATAATTTGATACAGACGGGGAACCTAGTTATTACTGGAGCAGGTTTCAGTATTCCTGGTTTAATTGTTGCTATCATTGGAGCAATAATTGCAATTTTTATCTGGGGTTTAATAACTCGGCGCAGCACAGTATAG
- a CDS encoding CsbD family protein, whose translation MSLEKRVEATAKNIEGKVQEIVGEVTGNPQDKAEGKAKQAEANLRHTVENIKDDVKKSLE comes from the coding sequence ATGAGCCTTGAAAAGAGAGTAGAAGCAACCGCTAAAAATATTGAAGGTAAAGTTCAAGAGATTGTTGGAGAAGTAACTGGCAATCCGCAAGATAAAGCAGAAGGTAAAGCAAAGCAAGCAGAAGCTAATCTTCGCCATACAGTTGAAAATATCAAAGATGATGTGAAGAAATCTCTAGAGTAG
- a CDS encoding TIGR02587 family membrane protein translates to MGETRKRRKNLWASEINDIIRGACGGFLFGIPLLYTMEVWWVGSIAKPPMVMLAIALTFIIVFLLNRTEGFRKRRHGNRPYEGITDTVEAMAIGLACSALILLLLQELTPETSLREIVGKIVFESVPFTLGVALANHFLADTRNHNKETQQSPQTNKKTEQNNSDKLHATFSDIGATVIGATVIAFNIAPTDEIPMLAAAVPPAWLWAMIAASLLISYGIVFEAGFSDQQKRRQQQGIFQRPLSETIMSYLVSLLAAALMLWFFQKLTFSDPWNVWLEYTLLLGLPATIGGAAGRLAI, encoded by the coding sequence ATGGGTGAGACAAGAAAACGTAGGAAAAATTTGTGGGCGAGTGAGATTAATGATATTATTCGGGGTGCTTGTGGTGGCTTTTTATTTGGTATTCCTTTGCTTTATACAATGGAGGTTTGGTGGGTTGGGTCTATTGCAAAACCACCGATGGTGATGTTAGCGATCGCACTCACTTTTATCATAGTTTTCTTACTCAACCGAACAGAAGGCTTTCGCAAGCGTAGACATGGTAATCGGCCTTATGAAGGAATTACCGACACTGTGGAAGCTATGGCCATAGGGTTAGCTTGTTCTGCGTTGATACTGCTGCTATTACAAGAACTTACACCTGAGACATCTCTGAGGGAAATCGTTGGTAAAATTGTATTTGAAAGTGTACCTTTTACTTTAGGCGTGGCACTAGCCAATCATTTCTTGGCAGATACCCGCAATCACAATAAAGAAACACAACAAAGTCCTCAGACAAACAAAAAAACTGAACAGAATAATTCTGATAAATTACATGCCACCTTCAGCGATATTGGTGCAACTGTAATTGGTGCAACTGTGATAGCATTTAACATTGCCCCAACAGATGAAATTCCCATGCTAGCAGCGGCAGTTCCACCAGCTTGGCTGTGGGCTATGATTGCCGCATCATTGCTGATTTCCTATGGTATTGTGTTTGAGGCAGGCTTTTCAGACCAGCAAAAGCGCAGGCAACAGCAAGGGATTTTCCAACGGCCATTAAGCGAAACCATCATGTCCTACTTGGTATCGTTGCTAGCGGCGGCATTAATGCTGTGGTTTTTTCAAAAGTTAACTTTTAGCGATCCTTGGAATGTATGGTTAGAATACACCTTGCTGCTGGGGCTACCTGCAACCATAGGCGGTGCTGCTGGTAGGTTGGCTATATGA
- a CDS encoding TIGR02588 family protein: MNKEQERPKRSAAEWVTFSFASLILAVVVGLVGYIWLNEKEQPPILSVSNNQKIREVEGQYYVPFEVVNTGGETAESVQIIAELQIEGKVAETAEQQIDFLSRGEKEQGAFIFTQDPRQGQLTVKVASYKLP; this comes from the coding sequence ATGAATAAAGAACAAGAACGGCCAAAGCGTTCGGCTGCTGAATGGGTTACTTTTAGCTTTGCCTCATTGATCCTGGCTGTAGTTGTTGGTTTAGTGGGGTACATTTGGTTAAATGAAAAAGAGCAACCTCCTATTCTTTCTGTGAGTAATAACCAGAAAATTCGGGAAGTCGAAGGACAATATTATGTTCCTTTTGAAGTAGTTAATACCGGCGGAGAGACAGCTGAATCAGTTCAAATCATAGCTGAGTTGCAGATAGAAGGGAAAGTTGCAGAAACAGCTGAGCAGCAAATCGATTTTTTATCTCGTGGAGAAAAGGAACAAGGGGCTTTTATATTCACCCAAGATCCTCGCCAAGGTCAGTTAACTGTAAAAGTTGCCAGCTACAAATTACCTTAA
- a CDS encoding FKBP-type peptidyl-prolyl cis-trans isomerase codes for MTQAKLGDTVKVHYTGKLDDGTVFDSSAERDPLQFSIGEGVVIPGFEEAVVGMAPGESKTATISADQAYGPYRPELVMVVEKQRIPTDVPVKVGQLLQISQNSGQVIPVVVTNVSDSQVTLDANHPLAGQELIFDIQLVEIN; via the coding sequence ATGACACAAGCCAAACTGGGTGATACTGTAAAAGTTCACTATACAGGCAAACTAGATGATGGCACAGTGTTTGATTCCTCTGCTGAGCGAGATCCTTTACAGTTTTCTATTGGTGAGGGAGTAGTCATTCCCGGCTTTGAAGAGGCTGTAGTTGGCATGGCGCCAGGAGAATCAAAAACTGCAACGATTTCAGCTGACCAAGCTTATGGCCCTTATCGTCCAGAATTGGTTATGGTAGTTGAAAAACAGCGAATACCAACAGATGTTCCAGTAAAGGTCGGTCAACTATTGCAAATTTCCCAAAATAGTGGTCAGGTAATTCCAGTTGTTGTCACAAATGTTTCTGATTCTCAGGTGACTTTGGACGCCAATCACCCCTTAGCAGGACAGGAATTGATCTTCGATATCCAGTTAGTTGAGATTAACTGA
- a CDS encoding MGH1-like glycoside hydrolase domain-containing protein has translation MANITAEEKRLQAARDRQVHWRRWGPYLSERQWGTVREDYSATGSAWDYFSHDQARSRAYRWGEDGIAGISDNHQRLCFAIALWNGEDAIIKERLFGLTGNEGNHGEDVKEYYFYLDNTPTHSYMKCLYKYPHRAFPYSQIVEENRCRSRQELEFELLDTGIFNEDRYFDVFVEYAKNSADDILIQIRVINRGQEAKTLHLLPTLWFRNTWAWNGDRDKPSLQKSKDTIAGISTIEALHPSLGKLWLYCQDATEILFTENETNNERLFGVSNTSPYVKDGINDYIVHGRKEAINLEQLGTKAAAHYILAIDVGETKIVQLRLTNESLLIPFGAEFDNIFAIRKQEADEFYHRITPFALTEDMRNVQRQAFAGMLWSKQYYQYIVEEWLNGDPAILPPPQERLCGRNHEWFHLYNDDILSMPDKWEYPWFAAWDLAFHVIPLAMIDPDFAKQQLILLTREWYMHPNGQIPAYEWAFSDVNPPVHAWAAWRVYKIEKKMYGRADKHFLERVFQKLLLNFTWWINRKDVEGKNVFQGGFLGLDNIGVFDRSKELPTGGHIDQSDGTSWMGMYCLNMLAIALELAKTNSTYEDIASKFFEHFIYIASAMNHIGEIDAELWNEEDGFYYDVLHLPNDRHLTLKVRSMVGLIPLFAVETLEPDTLAALPSFKKRLEWFIKNRPDLRQNVACMETKGIGARRLLAIVNRDKLRCILQKMLDETEFLSEYGIRSLSEYHANHPYIFHVNGSEYRVDYEPAESSSGLFGGNSNWRGPIWFPVNYLIIESLQKFHYYVGDDFKIECPTGSGKYMNLWEVTCELSHRLIKIFLKNEASHRPMFGGIQKFQIDPHWHDLILFNEYFHGNNGAGIGASHQTGWTGLVAKLIQQVGEYSRANQPAKMTKNQIEPVTR, from the coding sequence ATGGCAAATATCACAGCAGAAGAAAAAAGGTTGCAAGCAGCACGCGATCGCCAAGTCCACTGGCGACGCTGGGGGCCATATTTAAGTGAACGCCAGTGGGGAACAGTACGGGAAGATTACAGTGCAACAGGTTCAGCATGGGATTATTTTTCGCACGATCAGGCGCGATCGCGTGCTTATCGTTGGGGTGAAGACGGTATTGCTGGTATTTCTGATAACCATCAGAGACTTTGTTTTGCGATCGCCCTTTGGAATGGTGAAGATGCAATTATCAAAGAACGCCTGTTTGGTTTAACAGGAAATGAAGGTAATCATGGGGAAGATGTTAAAGAATATTACTTTTATTTAGACAATACACCTACCCATTCCTATATGAAATGTCTCTACAAATATCCCCACAGAGCATTTCCCTATTCCCAAATAGTAGAAGAAAATCGTTGCCGCAGTCGCCAGGAACTAGAATTTGAACTGCTGGATACTGGTATTTTTAATGAAGACCGCTACTTTGATGTTTTCGTTGAGTATGCCAAAAATTCAGCCGATGATATTCTCATTCAAATCAGGGTCATTAACAGGGGACAAGAAGCAAAAACACTGCATCTTTTACCTACTTTGTGGTTTAGAAATACTTGGGCGTGGAATGGCGATCGCGATAAACCATCTCTTCAAAAAAGTAAAGACACAATAGCTGGCATCTCTACAATAGAAGCATTGCATCCAAGTTTGGGCAAGCTATGGCTGTACTGTCAAGATGCAACAGAAATTTTATTTACAGAAAATGAAACCAATAATGAAAGATTATTTGGTGTCAGCAATACTTCTCCCTATGTCAAAGATGGAATTAATGATTATATAGTGCATGGGAGAAAAGAAGCAATAAATCTTGAACAGTTAGGAACAAAAGCAGCCGCCCATTATATATTAGCTATAGATGTAGGTGAAACAAAAATCGTTCAGTTGCGACTAACAAATGAGTCTTTATTAATACCTTTTGGAGCTGAATTTGATAATATATTTGCAATTCGCAAACAAGAAGCTGATGAATTCTATCACCGCATAACTCCTTTTGCGCTCACAGAAGATATGCGAAATGTGCAGCGTCAAGCATTTGCGGGAATGTTGTGGAGCAAACAATATTACCAATATATTGTCGAGGAATGGTTAAACGGCGATCCGGCAATTCTACCGCCACCCCAAGAACGGTTATGTGGTAGAAATCATGAGTGGTTTCATCTTTATAACGATGATATTCTCTCCATGCCAGATAAATGGGAATATCCCTGGTTTGCTGCTTGGGATTTAGCTTTTCATGTCATTCCCTTGGCAATGATCGATCCAGATTTTGCCAAGCAGCAATTAATTTTATTAACACGGGAATGGTATATGCATCCCAACGGTCAAATTCCCGCTTATGAATGGGCTTTTAGTGATGTGAACCCACCCGTTCATGCTTGGGCTGCATGGCGCGTCTATAAGATAGAAAAAAAAATGTATGGACGTGCGGATAAACATTTTCTAGAGAGAGTGTTTCAGAAGTTATTGCTAAACTTTACATGGTGGATAAACCGCAAGGATGTAGAAGGGAAAAATGTCTTTCAAGGAGGATTTTTAGGTTTAGATAACATTGGTGTTTTTGATAGGAGCAAGGAACTACCAACAGGTGGACATATTGACCAATCTGACGGTACAAGTTGGATGGGCATGTACTGTTTAAATATGTTAGCGATCGCTCTGGAACTCGCGAAAACAAATTCTACTTACGAAGACATCGCCAGCAAGTTTTTCGAGCATTTTATCTACATCGCATCAGCGATGAATCACATTGGTGAAATAGATGCAGAACTCTGGAACGAAGAAGATGGTTTCTATTACGATGTCCTGCATCTACCCAACGATCGTCACTTAACTTTGAAAGTGCGTTCAATGGTAGGACTAATTCCACTTTTCGCCGTAGAAACCCTAGAACCAGATACTTTGGCAGCACTTCCTAGTTTTAAAAAACGATTGGAATGGTTTATTAAAAATCGCCCCGACTTGCGTCAAAATGTCGCTTGCATGGAAACAAAAGGTATAGGTGCAAGAAGACTATTGGCAATAGTTAACCGCGATAAACTACGGTGCATTCTCCAAAAAATGTTAGATGAAACAGAATTTTTATCAGAATACGGTATCCGCTCCCTTTCCGAATATCACGCCAATCATCCCTATATCTTCCATGTCAATGGTTCTGAATATCGAGTAGATTACGAGCCAGCAGAATCCAGTAGCGGTTTATTTGGTGGTAATTCCAACTGGCGCGGCCCAATTTGGTTCCCAGTTAATTACTTGATTATTGAGTCGCTGCAAAAGTTTCATTATTACGTGGGCGATGATTTTAAAATTGAATGTCCTACAGGTTCAGGTAAATACATGAATCTTTGGGAAGTTACCTGCGAATTGTCACACAGACTGATCAAAATTTTCCTCAAAAATGAGGCTAGTCATCGCCCTATGTTTGGCGGAATCCAGAAATTTCAAATTGACCCCCATTGGCACGACTTAATTCTTTTCAATGAGTATTTTCATGGAAACAACGGCGCAGGAATTGGCGCAAGTCATCAAACAGGATGGACTGGTTTAGTTGCAAAACTTATTCAACAGGTAGGAGAGTATAGCAGAGCAAATCAACCTGCAAAAATGACAAAAAATCAGATAGAACCTGTTACCAGATAA
- a CDS encoding dihydrolipoyl dehydrogenase family protein yields the protein METLDAIIIGSGQGGVPLAIDLAKKGKNVALFERSALGGSCINYGCTPSKAFLAAAHAAGRTRQAEKLGIHAQIKVDFPAVMERVRGIRGSFNGGVQKRLDNAGVKVVKAEASFTGERTVTGGGVTFQAPLVVINTGTSPFIPNIPGLAGTPYITNLNFFDLRELPPRTLVVGAGYIGLELGQGLARLGSEVHMIVRGDRVLAQEESDVSEVLAEALKQDGMKLHFHVNVLQVNYADNIFTLTLSNGEELQGEALMITTGRKPNTKALNTQAAGIELDQQGYIKIDNKFQTTCPGVYAIGDVAKQAAFTHVSWEDYRRLKSILNGENRWRDDRVLGYAIYTEPQVGRVGLTLADAKKKGLNARAVTLPITHIARGIEWGHDLGFYRMVVDDDTNKILGATLVGYETAELVHVFLSLMEAGANWQLLEQSVHIHPTYGEGLPSLARLLI from the coding sequence ATGGAAACACTAGATGCAATCATCATAGGTAGTGGCCAAGGTGGCGTTCCTTTGGCAATAGACTTAGCCAAAAAAGGCAAAAACGTTGCGTTATTTGAACGCAGCGCCTTAGGTGGAAGTTGTATTAATTATGGCTGTACTCCTTCTAAAGCTTTCTTAGCAGCAGCACACGCCGCAGGTAGAACAAGACAAGCAGAAAAATTAGGCATCCACGCACAAATTAAAGTTGATTTTCCCGCAGTGATGGAACGTGTGCGCGGTATTCGTGGTAGTTTCAACGGTGGCGTACAAAAGCGTTTAGATAATGCTGGTGTCAAGGTAGTTAAAGCCGAAGCTTCTTTCACCGGAGAACGTACAGTCACAGGCGGTGGCGTAACTTTTCAAGCACCTTTAGTAGTTATTAACACTGGTACATCCCCCTTCATCCCCAATATTCCTGGTTTGGCTGGTACGCCTTATATTACTAACTTAAATTTCTTTGATTTGCGGGAATTACCACCACGCACTTTGGTTGTGGGTGCAGGTTATATCGGCTTAGAATTGGGACAGGGATTGGCACGTTTGGGTAGTGAAGTACACATGATTGTGCGGGGCGATCGCGTTCTTGCCCAAGAAGAATCTGATGTCAGCGAAGTATTAGCTGAAGCCTTGAAACAAGATGGCATGAAATTACATTTTCATGTCAATGTTCTTCAGGTAAATTACGCCGATAACATCTTTACTCTTACCCTTAGCAACGGTGAAGAATTACAAGGCGAAGCGTTGATGATTACCACCGGACGCAAACCTAATACAAAAGCTCTCAATACTCAAGCGGCTGGCATTGAATTAGATCAGCAAGGCTACATCAAAATAGATAATAAATTCCAAACAACATGTCCTGGTGTATATGCCATTGGTGATGTGGCAAAACAAGCTGCATTTACCCATGTTTCTTGGGAAGATTATCGGCGCTTGAAGAGTATTTTAAACGGTGAAAATCGCTGGCGAGATGACCGAGTTTTGGGTTATGCAATCTATACAGAACCGCAAGTTGGGCGTGTTGGTTTGACATTAGCAGACGCTAAGAAAAAAGGCTTGAATGCTCGTGCTGTAACTTTGCCAATCACTCACATTGCCCGTGGAATTGAATGGGGTCACGACTTAGGATTTTATCGCATGGTTGTAGATGATGACACCAATAAAATTCTCGGTGCAACTTTGGTGGGATATGAAACGGCTGAATTAGTGCATGTATTTTTGTCTTTAATGGAAGCTGGCGCAAATTGGCAGTTACTCGAACAGTCGGTGCATATTCATCCTACCTATGGTGAGGGGTTGCCTAGTTTGGCAAGATTGTTGATTTAA
- a CDS encoding DUF1622 domain-containing protein: MTTYLAVAVEACAALIIAFAAIEATIKSLKLFFWHRNFTEELKEDIRLRLGGWLAVALEFELASDILLTAITPTWNEIGKLAAIIVLRTVLNFFLQQELQKAATRKRYLPK; encoded by the coding sequence TTGACAACTTATTTAGCTGTTGCTGTAGAAGCTTGTGCGGCGTTGATTATTGCTTTTGCTGCGATTGAAGCAACGATCAAATCTTTAAAACTTTTTTTCTGGCATCGAAATTTTACAGAAGAATTAAAGGAAGATATACGGCTGCGTCTAGGTGGTTGGCTGGCTGTGGCTTTGGAGTTTGAGCTAGCATCTGACATTCTGCTGACTGCAATCACGCCAACTTGGAATGAAATCGGTAAGCTAGCAGCAATCATCGTGTTGCGGACTGTGTTAAATTTCTTTCTTCAGCAAGAATTGCAAAAAGCTGCCACGAGAAAGCGTTATCTTCCTAAATGA
- a CDS encoding Mo-dependent nitrogenase C-terminal domain-containing protein, protein MTSFTQIQRQHDLLQPVRDWLESIEIHNAKLAHFLCKLIPAQCPFERDVVVLGRKLFHIPPMCKLNPLYEEVVSLRFKALCYLADECGEDVAVYC, encoded by the coding sequence ATGACAAGCTTTACTCAAATCCAAAGACAACACGACCTACTCCAGCCCGTTCGTGATTGGTTAGAATCTATAGAAATTCATAACGCCAAACTTGCTCATTTTCTCTGTAAACTTATTCCTGCTCAATGTCCTTTTGAACGTGATGTTGTAGTACTTGGTCGCAAGCTATTTCACATTCCTCCAATGTGTAAGCTCAACCCCCTTTACGAAGAAGTTGTAAGTTTGCGTTTCAAAGCTCTCTGCTATCTTGCAGATGAATGTGGTGAGGATGTCGCAGTCTATTGCTAA